The following nucleotide sequence is from Podospora bellae-mahoneyi strain CBS 112042 chromosome 1 map unlocalized CBS112042p_1, whole genome shotgun sequence.
TCTGAGATGGTAATCGATATTCGGACGCAGCTCTCAATCTTCACCCTCAAGAAGTTCCGGCAAGATGGCTCCATCGACTTTCATCCATACGAAATGATTGCCAAGATTTGGAGTGGCGAGGATATTTCGGCCAGCAAAGTGGAAGCTGCCTTGGGAGGAAACCAGGATGAGCTTCAACTGAAACCTGTTGACCCTGAGGACCCCGACTCAGCGCTGCACAGCGAGAGAGCGTGGACGCGGCTCAGATCGCTGTGCGAGCACTTTCTCAATCAACATTTGACGCCTGGTACCGAAGACGCTTTCGACCAAGCACTCAACCAACTTCAGTCCACTTATGACTTCTCTGAGTTTGTCAAACATCTCCGCGCGTTGGTCGAGGACAGCTTCCTCCGTACCAAGGAGGCTTTGGATGCTGCGGAACTCCCTCTGCCTGGCCAGTCATCCGATGCGAGTAGGATTGATTCGCAGATTCAAACCCAACTGGAAGCCGAAATGGCTCAAGATCCTGCTTCGTCATACAACGTCGGCTACCCTTCCTCATTGCCGACTTACCCAAGGATCCCCTATCCGGAATTTAGCCAAGAGTCGAGCCCTGGATTCAGTGATCAGGCGCCGCGAAGCGGTTTCCAGAACGGAGCTATCTACGCTCAGTCTGCCGCACAggtgacgacgacaaccgGCGGTAGGAAGAAACGCGGGGCAGCTGCTGCGGATGCCAGCGGTGACCAGGAGAATACTCAGCCGAAGAAGCGTGCTAGACGCAAGAAGAATGCCGATGCAGAGTCCGACCCGTCTGCCAACGGCCAAGTCGTTCCTGTCCAGCCGGCAGCTCCCATTCAGtacccccctctccccggTACTCAGCTGGAGCCCGATTTTGATGCTCTCACTCAGCGATCCAAGGAGATATCGGCTGCCAATCGGAAGGCCAGAGAACCGCAAGTGCGCTCTGCCTGGGTGCGGAATGATGTTCGGGAGTTGGTCAAGGCTGTTCACACATACGGCTGCAAGTGGAGTGTTATCGAGAAGCAAATCAAGGAGGGAAATATTCATTTCGAGCGGCCTCGGGATCAGCAGGCCCTCCGTGACAAGGCGCGCTTGCTCAAGCAAGATTTCCTCAAGTAAGTCAGCCTGTCATGGTGATCAGCACAATGCCTTGCCACAGATTACTAACGTGCATTTCTCTCCAGGGTCGATGGCGTTCTCCCCAAGGGCTTTGATCTCGTCGTGCtggggaagaaagagagagaagccGTCAAAGCTTGCGGCAAGAACCCCGACCGCAAAGAATCTGATCTCGATGCCAACGGCCATCCAATCAACACGGAATTTGGTGATTCCGTCACCGCTGCGGCCCATGCGGCACCTGTTGCGCAGATGGAcgcgcttcctcctcccccgccccacGATCCCCAACTTCTCCAAGGTGCTGTGCATGGCGTGCAGGGCAACGATATCGGTATGGATGGCGGCCAAGATGGCATACAAGATAATGGGTTTTCCGAGCACGGTAAATCCGAAGCTGACCCGGTGCACGACCCGGCGATGGACGCCTCTGCCGAAGCTCAGCCTGTAATCTCGGACCTGCAGCCACTTACAACTGTCTAGGACGCAGATTCTATAGCACAGTGGGCGTCGGACATTGGTGAGCCCAACTAGGGTCGACTTATCCCCTCCATGACCGGTGGTCGGCCGCCAATCCTCTGGTTATAACCACTATGAAGTTTTTTttagtttctttttttttttttttttttctttctttctttttttttataagTTTTTTACATGGGAACCGTTGGGCGAGAAAAGATGTTGAATAACGTTAAATGGGCACCATCGGTAGTATCTCCGTCAACTTTATACGGACTGGAGAGGCAGCGAATATCATTGTTTGTTAAAGTTTGTACCATCAAGGAAACCAAAAAATGGGTGGGAAAACTTGGAGTTTGATAGTTTAGCTAGGAGTTACAGTGTTTGTAGGGCTTCTTGTTGGAATAACAATACTCAACATGGCTATTTGAACAACTGTACTCGGTACTGCATCATAACATGCTGGCCACCTACGGTTCCCTAATCTACAAGTTCAATGCTCTGTTTGATGTCGTCGAAAGGGGCGTGCACGTGACCCCACAATTCGCAACATGGCAGCTGGGGGCTGGTCTGTGCGTCTCATTGTCACCCCCCTGGGCTGTGGGGGCGGTTCGGTGGCCGCTGAATGGCGCGGGCATTGGCCAGCAAGCCATCCATGAATTGGCAACGTCGCGAGTTGGATTTCGAACTGCTGAGCCCGACTTCCACACAGCTCTACCAGCGCAAACCGTCTCGTTCTGCCCACCATGAGCTACGggaagaaggacgaggatgCCGATACTGGTCTGGTCAAGATTGACCGGACCCAGGTTTTTCAAGAAGGTAGGAATCAACCGCTGCCGTTGCGTTGTGCAGTGGCCATCAGCTAATTACGAACTGGCGGTCCGCAGCTCGACTGTTCAACAgctcccccatccaaccGCGAAGATGCCGCATTCTCTTGACCAAGATCGGCCTGCTCCTCTACACGGGCGAGAAGTTCCCTACCACGGAAGCAACCACTCTTTTTTTCGGCATCTCGAAGCTCTTCCAGAACAAAGATGCCAGTCTGCGCCAGATGgtccacctcatcatcaaggagcTCGCCAGCTCCGCCGAGGACATCATCATGGTCACGAGCACCATCATGAAGGATACTGGAGGCAGTACAGATGCCATCTATCGCCCAAATGCCATCAGAGCGCTCTGCCGCATTATTGATGTACGAGCTGCGGCGTCCAAGTGTCTCTGCCCAGCTGGCTAACACTCCTAACCAAACAGGCTACCACTGTCCAGTCCATCGAGCGAGTCCTCAAAACTGCCATCGTCGACAAGAACCCCACCGTTTCCTCTGCCGCTCTCGTTTCGTCGtatcacctcctccccatcgccAGAGAAGTCGTCAAGAGATGGCAAAGCGAGACCCAGGAGGCGGCTGCTAGCACCAAGTCGTCCGGTGGCTTCTCGCTCGGCTTCTCTTCGTCTTCAGCCAACCTTCCCGTGAACAACTCCACGATGACCCAGTACCACGCTATCGGTCTGTTGTACCAGATGAGGATGCACGACAGGATGGcattggtgaagatggtgcaGCAGTTCGGTGCGGCCGGCGCTGTGAAGAACCCCGCCGCCATCGTCATGCTCGTCCGTCTTGCCGCCCagctggccgaggaggatgcccaGCTCAGGAGGCCGATGATGCAGCTGCTGGATGGCTGGCTCAGGCATAAGAGCGAGATGGTCAACTtcgaggcggccaaggctaTCTGCGACATGCGGGATGTCACCGACGCCGAGGTTTCGCAGGCCGTCCAcgtcctccagctcttcctcaCCTCTCCTCGCGCTGTCACCAAGTTTGCGGCTCTTCGTATTCTGCACAACATCGCCTCGTTCAAGCCCAATGTTGTCAACGTCTGCAACCCCGACATCGAgctcctcatctccaacagcaaccgtTCCATTGCTACtttcgccatcaccaccctgcTCAAGACCGGCAACGAGGCTAGTGTGGATCGTCTCATGAAGCAAATCTCCGGCTTCATGTCTGAGATCACGGATGAGTTCAAGATTACCATCGTGGAGGCCATCCGCACGCTTTGCCTCAAGTTCCCTAGCAAGCAGGCCGGCATGCTCCAGTTCCTCAGCGGCGTCCTGCGCGATGAGGGTGGCTATGAGTTCAAGCGCGCCGTGGTGGAGAGCATGTTTGATCTGATCAAGTTTGTCCCCGAGtcaaaggaggaggctctCGCCCATCTGTGCGAATTCATCGAGGACTGCGAGTTTACCAAGCTTGCTGTTCGCATCCTGCATCTCCTTGGTGTGGAAGGCCCCAAGACCTCGCAGCCTACCAAGTACATCCGGTACATCTACAACCGTGTTGTGCTTGAAAACGCCCTTGTtcgcgccgccgccgtcaccgCGTTGGCCAAGTTCGGTGTTGGCCAGAAGGACCCCGAGGTCAAGCGCAGTGTGGATGTTTTGCTCACCCGCTGCTTGGacgatgtggatgatgaggtccGCGATCGTGCTGCGCTCAACCTCAGCCTGATgcacgaggaggatgagttgGCGACGAGGTTCGTCAAGAACGACAGCATGTTCTCTCTTCCATACTTTGAGCACCAGCTCGTCATGTACGTCACATCTGATGACAAGTCTGTGTTTGACGACTCTTTCGACGTCTCCAAGATCCCAATTGTCACCCGGGAGCAGGCCGATGCGGAGGACAGGACGAAGAAGCTCACGGCCACCACACCATCGCTCAAGCCACCAAAGACCGGCCCCACCAAGGCTGCTCCCTCGGCGGCCGACGCCGCGGCTTCTGCCACCGCTACCGCGCAAAAGTATGCCCAGGAGCTTTTGGCCATCCCAGAGCTCAAGGAGTTTGGTCCCGTGCTCAAATCCTCGCCTGTCGTGGAGCTCACGGAGGCCGAGACCGAGTACGTCGTCAGCGTGGTCAAGCACATCTTCAAGGAGCACATTGTGCTGCAGTATGAGGTTAAGAACACGCTTCCCGACACCATACTAGAAAATGTCTCCGTTGTGGCTACTCCTTcggacgaggaagagctgCAAGAGGTGTTTATCATTCAGGCTGAGAAACTGGCTACGGATGAGCCAGGTAAGATCTATGTTGCGTTCCAGAAGCTGAACGGCGAAGGGGCTCTTCCCATCGCCACCTTCAGCAACGTTCTCAAGTTCACCAGCAAGGAGATTGATCCCACTACTGGCGAGCCAGAGGAGACTGGGTATGATGACGAGTACGAAGTTTCCGAGTTTGACTTGTCGGGTGCCGATTATGTGGTGCCGGCGTTTGCTAGCAACTTTGCGCACATCTGGGAGCAGGTGGGCGCGCAAGGGgacgaggctgaggagaCGCTACAGCTGAGTGGGATGAAGAGCATAGCAGGTATGTTTTTTCCCCCACTTTTACTACGATATCGTTGGTTTACTAAcatgtttttttctttctttttttttttttttagatGCCACTGAACAACTAGCCAAGGCACTGTCACTCCAGCCTCTGGAGGGCACCGATGTACCAGTCAACCAGACGACACACACGCTCAAGCTGCTGGGCAAGAcggtcggcggcggcagggTGGTGGCCAACGTGAGGATGGCCTACTCATCCAAGACGGGCGTGACAACCAAGATCACGGTGaggagtgaggaggagggtgtggcGGCTCTTGTTATTGGTTCTGTTGCTTAATGACCTGTTTGGCGTTATACCTATTTTATTATACTTGgccgttgttggttgtttttggtttgcgttggggtgggggtgaaggcGAGGGAAAATTGAAGAGAATTATTAACTATAATGGAGGGTTTCTGTGCAAAGTGAGAGATGGTTTGGGTATGTGTTTGGCTATGGAAAATGGAGGGCGGGGGATAAAGGTTGACGACTGGTGTGTGACAAAATGCCGAAGTGTAGACATCTGATGAATACAGTGAAAATGGGTGGTTCAACAAGGTACATGCTGGAGTGTGTGGTGAGTT
It contains:
- the SEC21 gene encoding coatomer subunit gamma (COG:U; EggNog:ENOG503NW2T; BUSCO:EOG09260JTZ) — its product is MSYGKKDEDADTGLVKIDRTQVFQEARLFNSSPIQPRRCRILLTKIGLLLYTGEKFPTTEATTLFFGISKLFQNKDASLRQMVHLIIKELASSAEDIIMVTSTIMKDTGGSTDAIYRPNAIRALCRIIDATTVQSIERVLKTAIVDKNPTVSSAALVSSYHLLPIAREVVKRWQSETQEAAASTKSSGGFSLGFSSSSANLPVNNSTMTQYHAIGLLYQMRMHDRMALVKMVQQFGAAGAVKNPAAIVMLVRLAAQLAEEDAQLRRPMMQLLDGWLRHKSEMVNFEAAKAICDMRDVTDAEVSQAVHVLQLFLTSPRAVTKFAALRILHNIASFKPNVVNVCNPDIELLISNSNRSIATFAITTLLKTGNEASVDRLMKQISGFMSEITDEFKITIVEAIRTLCLKFPSKQAGMLQFLSGVLRDEGGYEFKRAVVESMFDLIKFVPESKEEALAHLCEFIEDCEFTKLAVRILHLLGVEGPKTSQPTKYIRYIYNRVVLENALVRAAAVTALAKFGVGQKDPEVKRSVDVLLTRCLDDVDDEVRDRAALNLSLMHEEDELATRFVKNDSMFSLPYFEHQLVMYVTSDDKSVFDDSFDVSKIPIVTREQADAEDRTKKLTATTPSLKPPKTGPTKAAPSAADAAASATATAQKYAQELLAIPELKEFGPVLKSSPVVELTEAETEYVVSVVKHIFKEHIVLQYEVKNTLPDTILENVSVVATPSDEEELQEVFIIQAEKLATDEPGKIYVAFQKLNGEGALPIATFSNVLKFTSKEIDPTTGEPEETGYDDEYEVSEFDLSGADYVVPAFASNFAHIWEQVGAQGDEAEETLQLSGMKSIADATEQLAKALSLQPLEGTDVPVNQTTHTLKLLGKTVGGGRVVANVRMAYSSKTGVTTKITVRSEEEGVAALVIGSVA
- a CDS encoding uncharacterized protein (EggNog:ENOG503P74G; COG:S); translated protein: MSGRGRGRGRGGAGTDTGAGRARRSTRQAAVQQQEQSEPTPSINTQSPAQQSIQAIPSQDGLMGPPPPPGIKNVQGPSVYQFSRRGAPRSERGGSLASLNSIAVSDSVYTAMTSQADHLSAALGTPVRPINVPVRATSVPFSVKYETPGKRARQTVFMTRRLRDLKNTSVEFFEHLCTDQDNEGWEEAHEQIRFIYDAFRRVYVGKNSEPTIDPSFVLEAMGHHEGTPAWYEAYRTVYLANLAALLQDIQTTEQQDYLPLLQSWEDDFPKFYIPKDQDIAGVSEMVIDIRTQLSIFTLKKFRQDGSIDFHPYEMIAKIWSGEDISASKVEAALGGNQDELQLKPVDPEDPDSALHSERAWTRLRSLCEHFLNQHLTPGTEDAFDQALNQLQSTYDFSEFVKHLRALVEDSFLRTKEALDAAELPLPGQSSDASRIDSQIQTQLEAEMAQDPASSYNVGYPSSLPTYPRIPYPEFSQESSPGFSDQAPRSGFQNGAIYAQSAAQVTTTTGGRKKRGAAAADASGDQENTQPKKRARRKKNADAESDPSANGQVVPVQPAAPIQYPPLPGTQLEPDFDALTQRSKEISAANRKAREPQVRSAWVRNDVRELVKAVHTYGCKWSVIEKQIKEGNIHFERPRDQQALRDKARLLKQDFLKVDGVLPKGFDLVVLGKKEREAVKACGKNPDRKESDLDANGHPINTEFGDSVTAAAHAAPVAQMDALPPPPPHDPQLLQGAVHGVQGNDIGMDGGQDGIQDNGFSEHGKSEADPVHDPAMDASAEAQPVISDLQPLTTV